A single region of the Streptococcus sanguinis genome encodes:
- a CDS encoding Cof-type HAD-IIB family hydrolase: protein MTKKVIAVDLDGTLLDSNSNLSDFTKETIKKISQKGHKVIITTGRPYRMALKYYKELELNTPMINFNGSLTHIPEKKWEFEKSLTLDKSFLLDMVKRRDEIEADFIAGEYRNKFYITNPNEEIADPKLFGIDAFKPENQFQANLVTENPNAILLQTRAADKYALAEEMNAFYQHELAINSWGGPLNILECAPKGVNKAFALQYLLNVLNVDRKNLIAFGDEQNDTEMLSFAGTGYAMKNANTDLLPYADQQLSLTNDQDGVAHELNKLFL, encoded by the coding sequence ATGACAAAAAAAGTAATCGCTGTGGACTTGGACGGAACCTTGCTTGATTCTAACAGCAATTTGTCTGACTTCACCAAAGAAACCATCAAAAAAATTTCCCAAAAGGGCCACAAGGTCATTATCACAACAGGCCGGCCCTACCGCATGGCTTTGAAATATTATAAAGAATTAGAGCTCAATACGCCCATGATCAACTTCAATGGCTCTTTGACTCACATTCCAGAAAAGAAATGGGAGTTTGAAAAATCGCTGACGCTGGATAAGTCCTTTCTGCTGGATATGGTTAAGCGTAGGGATGAGATTGAAGCGGATTTCATTGCTGGCGAATACCGCAATAAATTCTATATCACCAATCCCAACGAGGAAATCGCTGATCCCAAGCTCTTTGGCATCGATGCTTTCAAACCAGAAAACCAGTTTCAAGCTAATCTGGTAACGGAGAATCCTAACGCCATTCTCCTGCAGACACGAGCAGCTGACAAATACGCTCTGGCAGAGGAAATGAATGCTTTTTACCAGCATGAACTTGCCATCAACTCTTGGGGCGGCCCACTCAACATTCTCGAGTGTGCTCCCAAAGGGGTCAACAAAGCCTTCGCCCTTCAGTACCTGCTTAATGTTCTCAATGTGGATCGTAAAAATCTGATTGCCTTTGGTGATGAGCAAAATGATACTGAGATGCTGTCCTTTGCTGGTACTGGCTATGCCATGAAAAATGCCAATACTGACCTGCTGCCCTACGCCGACCAGCAATTATCTTTGACTAACGACCAAGATGGCGTCGCCCACGAGCTCAACAAACTCTTTTTATAA
- a CDS encoding DUF1361 domain-containing protein, producing MTHQGGAFRMRKPIMIHALFLMIAFFIYIQSLNGGPTYLIWNMTLTLISYDAAVLTLLFKKQKWIYPLLFLLWLLFFPNTFYMITDLIHMTWVADVLSKPSVFLLFLAFVSSILFGIFCGMESWYVIKEGWKLNWYLDLLLTAALSVVSSLAIYIGRYDRLNSWDLLLHPQLVIQKLLQTLQPNRLPFIIGFAFLQFMSLVFLMRDNKK from the coding sequence ATGACACACCAAGGAGGAGCTTTTCGTATGCGTAAACCGATCATGATTCATGCTCTTTTTCTGATGATTGCCTTTTTTATCTATATCCAATCTCTAAATGGCGGTCCGACCTATCTCATCTGGAATATGACCTTGACCTTAATTAGCTATGATGCAGCTGTCTTGACACTTTTATTCAAGAAGCAGAAATGGATTTATCCTCTTCTTTTCCTACTGTGGTTGCTTTTCTTCCCTAACACTTTCTATATGATTACAGATTTGATTCACATGACTTGGGTGGCAGATGTTCTGAGTAAGCCTAGTGTTTTCCTGCTCTTTTTAGCTTTTGTTTCCAGTATTTTATTCGGGATTTTCTGTGGGATGGAGAGCTGGTATGTCATCAAGGAAGGCTGGAAGCTTAACTGGTATTTGGATCTATTGCTGACGGCAGCTCTGTCTGTTGTGTCCAGTCTGGCTATCTATATAGGACGTTATGATCGCCTCAATAGCTGGGATTTATTGCTTCATCCACAGCTGGTTATACAGAAGCTTTTGCAAACTTTGCAGCCTAATCGTCTGCCTTTCATTATTGGTTTTGCCTTTTTACAGTTTATGAGTTTGGTATTTCTGATGAGAGATAATAAAAAATAA
- a CDS encoding NCS2 family permease gives MDKFFKLTEKGTDVRTEVLAGLTTFFAMSYILFVNPAMLAQTGMPKQGVFLATIIGAVAGTLMMAFFANLPYAQAPGMGLNAFFTFTVVFALGYTWQEALAMVFICGIISLIITLTKVRKMIIESIPGSLRAAISAGIGVFLAYVGIKNAGLLKFSIDPGNYTVAGKGADKAAAAITANSAATPGLVDFNNPAVLVALVGLAITIFFIVKNIKGGVILSILVTTVVAILVGLVDLSSIDFGQNNIGTAVNELGQIFGVAVGPKGLGALLADSARWPQTFMAILAFSLTDIFDTIGTLIGTGEKVGIVATSGENHESEGLDKALYSDLIGTSIGAIAGTSNVTTYVESAAGIGAGGRTGLTALVVAICFAVSSFFSPLLAIVPNAATAPILIIVGIMMLASLKNIHWDDMTEAIPAFFTSIFMGFAYSITHGIAAGFITYTLVKIFKGQAKDVHSMIWILDFLFILNFVNLALN, from the coding sequence ATGGATAAATTTTTCAAACTGACCGAAAAAGGGACAGATGTCCGGACAGAAGTTTTGGCGGGTCTGACGACTTTCTTTGCCATGTCCTACATTTTATTTGTCAATCCGGCCATGCTGGCTCAGACAGGTATGCCCAAGCAGGGTGTTTTTCTAGCTACGATTATCGGGGCTGTTGCCGGCACCTTGATGATGGCCTTCTTTGCCAACCTGCCTTATGCGCAGGCGCCGGGTATGGGGTTGAATGCCTTTTTCACTTTTACGGTCGTCTTTGCCTTGGGCTACACTTGGCAGGAAGCCTTGGCTATGGTCTTTATCTGCGGAATTATTTCGCTTATTATCACTTTGACCAAGGTGCGTAAGATGATCATTGAGTCAATTCCAGGCTCCTTGCGAGCAGCTATTTCAGCAGGGATTGGAGTCTTTCTGGCTTATGTAGGTATTAAAAATGCTGGCTTGCTCAAGTTTTCAATCGATCCGGGAAACTATACAGTAGCTGGCAAGGGAGCAGATAAAGCTGCAGCGGCTATTACGGCTAATTCAGCAGCAACTCCAGGCCTGGTAGACTTTAACAATCCAGCGGTCCTAGTAGCCCTAGTTGGTTTGGCCATCACAATCTTCTTTATCGTGAAAAATATCAAGGGTGGTGTTATCCTATCCATTCTAGTCACGACAGTTGTGGCTATTCTGGTTGGCTTGGTTGATTTGTCATCTATTGATTTTGGGCAGAATAACATTGGTACTGCTGTTAATGAACTGGGGCAGATTTTTGGGGTGGCAGTAGGTCCGAAAGGTCTGGGTGCCCTTTTAGCAGATTCAGCTCGCTGGCCTCAGACATTTATGGCTATTCTAGCTTTTTCATTGACAGATATTTTTGATACCATTGGTACCTTAATCGGTACAGGCGAAAAGGTCGGGATTGTGGCGACTTCTGGGGAAAACCATGAATCAGAAGGCTTGGATAAGGCGCTTTACTCGGACCTCATCGGAACCTCTATTGGCGCCATTGCTGGAACCTCTAACGTGACGACTTATGTGGAGTCTGCAGCTGGTATCGGAGCTGGGGGCCGAACAGGTCTGACAGCCTTGGTCGTAGCCATCTGCTTTGCGGTATCAAGCTTCTTTAGCCCACTCTTGGCTATTGTTCCTAATGCTGCAACTGCACCGATTCTCATTATCGTGGGGATTATGATGCTGGCTAGCTTAAAAAATATCCATTGGGATGATATGACAGAAGCCATTCCAGCTTTCTTTACTTCTATTTTTATGGGATTTGCCTATTCTATCACTCACGGGATAGCAGCTGGGTTTATTACCTACACCTTGGTCAAAATCTTCAAAGGTCAAGCTAAGGATGTGCATTCTATGATTTGGATTTTGGATTTTCTCTTTATTTTGAATTTCGTAAATTTGGCTTTAAATTAG
- the tsaE gene encoding tRNA (adenosine(37)-N6)-threonylcarbamoyltransferase complex ATPase subunit type 1 TsaE: protein MFSHNEEELIQQGQRLGKLLQAGDVLVLTGNLGAGKTTFTKGLALGLGISQMIKSPTYTIVREYEGRLPLYHLDVYRIGGDPDSIDLDDFLFGEGVTVIEWGELLGENLPEDYLKLSLLKKEDGRELVFEAKGKRAQELLEELQND from the coding sequence ATGTTTAGTCATAATGAGGAAGAATTAATCCAGCAGGGTCAGCGTCTGGGCAAATTGCTTCAGGCAGGGGACGTACTGGTTTTAACGGGAAATTTAGGAGCAGGGAAGACAACCTTTACTAAGGGTCTGGCTCTAGGTTTGGGCATCAGTCAGATGATTAAAAGTCCAACCTATACCATTGTTCGGGAATACGAGGGGCGCTTGCCGCTCTATCATCTGGATGTCTACCGCATCGGAGGCGATCCAGATTCCATTGATTTGGATGACTTTCTCTTCGGGGAGGGTGTGACGGTCATTGAATGGGGAGAGCTGCTAGGAGAAAATCTACCTGAAGACTATCTCAAATTAAGCCTCTTGAAAAAGGAAGACGGGCGTGAATTGGTTTTTGAAGCCAAAGGAAAGCGAGCCCAAGAGTTGCTTGAGGAACTGCAGAATGACTGA
- a CDS encoding GNAT family N-acetyltransferase, with protein sequence MTEYELCLREAEKTDAADLIAFLNQVGSESDYMTLDEAGILMNQEEMASFIEHQAASSNQLYLLALLNGKIAGLVSITADFHERIRHIGQVFVVVKKAFWNQGLGRILLEEALTWAEDSQVIRRLELSVQVRNERAVHLYKDLGFEIEGLQKRGAYLKEGIFLDVYLMGKLID encoded by the coding sequence ATGACTGAATATGAATTATGCTTGCGAGAAGCGGAAAAAACAGATGCTGCTGATCTGATTGCCTTCCTCAATCAGGTCGGGTCTGAGTCAGATTATATGACGCTGGATGAGGCTGGAATCTTGATGAATCAAGAGGAGATGGCTTCATTCATTGAGCATCAGGCTGCTTCCAGTAATCAGCTTTATCTGTTGGCGCTTTTGAATGGTAAGATTGCTGGCCTTGTCAGCATCACAGCTGATTTCCATGAGCGAATTCGCCATATTGGTCAAGTCTTTGTTGTAGTGAAGAAAGCTTTCTGGAACCAAGGACTGGGACGCATATTGCTGGAAGAGGCATTGACTTGGGCAGAAGATTCTCAAGTTATTAGACGTTTGGAATTGAGCGTTCAGGTTAGAAATGAACGAGCAGTTCACCTCTATAAAGATTTAGGATTTGAAATTGAAGGCTTACAAAAAAGAGGAGCCTATTTAAAAGAAGGGATATTTCTTGATGTTTACCTGATGGGTAAGCTGATAGACTAA
- the brpA gene encoding biofilm formation/cell division transcriptional regulator BrpA produces the protein MFKKIIMMFLSLLVVTTAGIGTYAWTIYGQSTDELSKTYKGLGNETDVISATKPMTILLMGVDTGSGSREDTWVGNSDTMILLSVNPKTKKTVMMSLERDILTQIDENGQTVEAKLNAAYATGGAELAISTIEGLMNIHIDRYVMINMQGLVQLVDAVGGIEVNNTFDFPISIEDNEPEYTAKVEPGKQKINGDQALVYARMRYQDPDSDYGRQKRQREVIEKVVEKVLSLNSLSRYQTILKAVSNNMQTNIALDSKSIPQLLGYKDAFKNIKSEQLRGEDATLPDGGSYQLVTSEHLLSMQNLIRKSLGLDTVKSLKTNAVLYEDIMGGNSLRSSNSSSTSSSTESYSSYQNSYSQPTYNNGYENYSYPTTDTTVGTTNTTQVAPAASSAPATDVSVSTPQSQPVVNATTE, from the coding sequence ATGTTTAAAAAGATTATAATGATGTTTCTCAGTCTCCTTGTCGTAACGACAGCTGGTATCGGTACTTATGCTTGGACGATTTATGGTCAGTCAACAGATGAACTGTCCAAGACTTATAAGGGTTTGGGAAATGAGACAGATGTTATTTCTGCAACTAAGCCCATGACTATCTTGCTGATGGGTGTAGATACAGGGAGCGGATCCCGCGAGGATACTTGGGTCGGGAACAGCGATACCATGATTCTCCTGAGTGTCAATCCTAAGACCAAGAAAACAGTCATGATGAGTTTGGAACGTGATATTCTGACTCAGATTGACGAAAACGGTCAGACAGTTGAAGCCAAGCTGAATGCCGCCTATGCGACAGGCGGAGCAGAGTTAGCCATTTCGACTATTGAGGGCTTGATGAATATCCACATCGACCGCTATGTGATGATTAATATGCAGGGCTTGGTTCAGTTAGTAGATGCAGTAGGTGGTATTGAGGTCAATAATACCTTTGACTTCCCAATTTCTATTGAAGATAATGAGCCTGAGTATACTGCCAAGGTGGAACCTGGCAAGCAAAAAATCAATGGTGATCAAGCGCTGGTATATGCTCGCATGCGCTATCAGGATCCAGATAGCGACTATGGCCGCCAAAAGCGTCAACGTGAAGTAATTGAGAAAGTGGTTGAAAAAGTTCTTAGTCTCAACAGTCTCAGCCGTTATCAGACTATTTTAAAAGCTGTCAGCAACAATATGCAGACTAATATCGCGCTTGATTCAAAAAGCATTCCTCAATTGTTAGGCTATAAAGACGCCTTTAAAAACATTAAGTCTGAGCAGCTGCGTGGAGAAGATGCGACCTTGCCTGATGGTGGAAGCTATCAGCTAGTGACGTCAGAGCATCTGCTGAGCATGCAGAATCTAATCCGCAAGTCTCTGGGCTTGGACACAGTTAAGAGTCTGAAGACCAATGCTGTTCTCTATGAAGATATTATGGGCGGCAACAGTCTAAGAAGCAGCAATAGCAGCAGTACATCTAGCAGCACAGAAAGCTATAGCAGTTACCAGAATTCTTATAGTCAGCCTACTTATAATAATGGTTATGAGAATTATTCTTATCCGACGACAGATACAACAGTTGGAACTACGAATACGACTCAGGTTGCTCCAGCAGCTTCCTCTGCCCCAGCTACAGATGTCAGTGTCAGCACCCCACAAAGTCAGCCAGTAGTCAATGCGACTACAGAGTAA
- a CDS encoding HIT family protein, whose protein sequence is MADCIFCKIIAGEIPSSKVYEDEKVLAFLDISQVTPGHTLVVPKEHFRNVLDMDADSTSQLFARVPDIARKVMKATGAAGMNIINNNEEIAGQTVFHTHVHLAPRYSDADDLKITFAAHEPDFPALAELAEKIAQA, encoded by the coding sequence ATGGCTGATTGTATTTTTTGTAAAATTATTGCTGGAGAAATCCCTTCTTCTAAAGTCTATGAAGACGAGAAAGTCCTTGCTTTTCTGGATATTTCCCAGGTAACACCAGGTCATACCTTGGTTGTCCCTAAAGAGCATTTCCGAAATGTTCTGGATATGGATGCCGACAGCACCAGTCAGCTCTTCGCTCGCGTACCTGACATTGCTCGAAAGGTGATGAAAGCCACAGGTGCAGCCGGTATGAATATCATCAACAACAACGAAGAAATTGCTGGACAGACTGTCTTTCATACCCATGTGCATTTGGCACCGCGCTACAGTGATGCAGATGACCTCAAGATAACTTTCGCAGCCCACGAACCAGACTTTCCAGCTCTGGCCGAATTAGCTGAAAAGATTGCACAAGCTTAA
- a CDS encoding ABC transporter ATP-binding protein, with amino-acid sequence MLEIKELTGGYVNIPVLKDVSFEVGNGQLVGLIGLNGAGKSTTINEIIGLLTPYKGQIQIDGLELRTNPSDYRKKIGFIPETPSLYEELTLREHIETVAMAYDIEQETAFKRVDKLLEMFRLKEKLDWFPVHFSKGMKQKVMIICAFVVDPSLFIVDEPFLGLDPVAIADLIQLLEEEKKKGKSILMSTHVLDSAEKMCDSFVILHKGQVRAKGSLTELRAQFQMPDASLNDIYLALTEEAAL; translated from the coding sequence ATGTTAGAAATCAAAGAGCTTACGGGCGGCTATGTTAATATCCCGGTTTTAAAGGATGTCAGCTTTGAAGTGGGCAATGGCCAGCTGGTTGGTCTGATTGGTCTCAACGGTGCGGGCAAGTCCACGACTATCAATGAGATTATTGGTCTTCTGACGCCTTATAAGGGGCAAATTCAGATTGATGGACTGGAGCTGCGGACTAATCCCAGTGATTACCGCAAGAAGATCGGTTTTATTCCGGAAACGCCTAGTCTTTACGAAGAATTGACCCTGCGCGAGCACATTGAGACGGTAGCTATGGCTTACGACATTGAGCAGGAGACAGCTTTTAAGCGTGTGGATAAGCTATTGGAAATGTTCCGACTCAAGGAAAAACTGGATTGGTTCCCTGTTCACTTTTCAAAAGGGATGAAGCAAAAAGTGATGATTATCTGTGCTTTTGTAGTTGATCCCAGCCTTTTTATCGTAGATGAGCCTTTTTTAGGTCTGGATCCGGTAGCTATTGCAGACCTTATCCAGCTCTTGGAGGAGGAAAAGAAGAAGGGCAAGTCCATTCTGATGAGCACCCATGTTTTGGACTCTGCTGAGAAGATGTGCGATAGTTTTGTAATTCTGCACAAGGGTCAAGTGCGGGCCAAGGGCAGCTTGACTGAGTTGCGTGCTCAATTTCAAATGCCGGATGCTAGCCTGAATGACATCTATCTAGCCCTGACAGAAGAGGCAGCGCTATGA
- a CDS encoding ABC transporter permease, producing the protein MKELFAKRKQDFRQQCLKYLRYVFNDHFVLFLLIFMGFLGVQYSQLLRHFPTNHLPIIASLVILSLFILPFGRIATYLEKPDALFLLVREAEVKSFIKGQILRSYLLYAVLQTGLLLLLAPLFLALGLPVWGFGLYCLFMLVLKWFLFQAKAKKFFTKNGLDWQALVAYEAARKQMILRFFALFTNVKGISNSVKRRAYLDGLTRLVGKQHGKTWQNLFLRSYLRNGDFFALTLRLLFLALLALVFVSQTWIAAAFAVLFNYLLVFQLTALYEAFDYQFLTQLFPIERGEKLKGTRQIITSIGISVLLAEVLTALLFFQDKTAVLAMLGATALLYLFYLPFKLRRLVD; encoded by the coding sequence ATGAAAGAATTATTTGCCAAACGAAAGCAGGATTTTCGTCAGCAGTGTCTGAAATACCTGCGCTATGTTTTTAATGATCATTTCGTACTCTTTCTGCTGATTTTTATGGGATTTTTAGGTGTTCAGTACAGTCAGCTTTTGCGGCATTTTCCGACCAATCACCTACCCATTATTGCTAGTCTGGTTATTCTATCGCTCTTTATCCTGCCCTTTGGACGGATTGCGACCTATCTGGAAAAGCCGGATGCTCTCTTTCTCTTGGTCAGAGAAGCAGAAGTCAAGTCTTTCATCAAAGGACAGATTCTACGTTCTTATCTCTTGTACGCAGTCTTACAGACTGGGCTATTGCTACTGTTAGCTCCGCTTTTTCTGGCTCTGGGATTGCCTGTTTGGGGCTTCGGGCTTTACTGCCTCTTTATGCTAGTCTTAAAATGGTTTTTGTTTCAGGCTAAGGCCAAGAAGTTCTTTACTAAAAATGGCCTAGATTGGCAGGCGCTGGTGGCTTATGAAGCAGCCCGAAAGCAGATGATTCTGCGCTTCTTTGCTCTCTTTACCAATGTTAAAGGCATTTCAAACAGTGTCAAGCGCCGGGCTTATCTGGATGGTTTGACGAGACTTGTGGGCAAGCAGCATGGCAAGACCTGGCAGAATCTCTTTTTGCGCTCTTACTTGCGAAATGGAGACTTCTTTGCTCTGACCTTGAGACTGCTCTTTTTGGCTCTTTTGGCCTTGGTTTTTGTCAGTCAAACTTGGATTGCTGCAGCTTTTGCGGTCTTGTTCAATTACCTCTTAGTCTTCCAGCTGACAGCCTTGTATGAAGCTTTTGACTATCAGTTTTTGACCCAGCTTTTTCCGATAGAAAGAGGGGAAAAGCTTAAGGGAACCAGACAAATTATTACTTCGATTGGCATCAGCGTTCTCTTGGCTGAAGTGCTGACTGCTCTGCTATTTTTCCAAGACAAGACAGCAGTGCTGGCCATGCTGGGAGCGACTGCCCTACTCTATCTGTTCTATCTGCCGTTTAAGTTACGGAGATTGGTTGACTAA
- the ccrZ gene encoding cell cycle regulator CcrZ, with protein MDLVDNELTLTPIAGKSGKAYMGTYPDGGRVFVKMNTTPILAGLAREQIAPQLLWSRRMPDGNVMSGQEWLSGTILTPNDMSKKQVINILTRLHRSRPLMTQLTKLGYTLEMPTDLLNAWLNQVPLALRNNQYLQSVIRDLRQTVPAFREDYATIVHGDVRHSNWVETDSGLIYLVDWDSVRLTDRMMDVAHILSHYVPDSGWQEWLSAYGYKYNQTVFNKLYWFGQYSYLMQIAKYYENNDLENVNREIYALRNFRSKYGRGQ; from the coding sequence ATGGACTTGGTTGATAACGAGCTGACCCTGACACCGATAGCTGGTAAGAGCGGAAAGGCCTATATGGGGACTTATCCGGACGGGGGACGCGTTTTCGTCAAGATGAATACAACCCCTATCTTAGCAGGCTTAGCTCGAGAACAAATCGCACCGCAGCTTTTGTGGAGCCGCCGGATGCCGGACGGCAACGTAATGAGCGGGCAGGAGTGGCTTTCAGGCACTATTCTGACCCCAAATGATATGTCCAAAAAGCAGGTCATCAACATTTTGACACGGCTGCATCGCTCGCGCCCATTGATGACGCAGCTGACCAAGCTGGGCTATACTTTGGAAATGCCAACTGATTTGCTGAATGCCTGGCTCAATCAAGTGCCGCTTGCTTTGAGGAATAATCAATATCTGCAATCAGTTATCCGCGACCTACGCCAGACAGTACCAGCCTTTCGTGAGGACTACGCGACCATCGTTCACGGAGATGTGCGCCACAGCAACTGGGTAGAGACCGACAGCGGGCTTATTTACTTGGTGGATTGGGATTCTGTGCGCCTGACAGACAGGATGATGGATGTAGCACATATTTTAAGCCATTATGTGCCTGATTCAGGTTGGCAAGAGTGGCTGAGTGCTTATGGCTATAAGTATAATCAGACTGTTTTCAATAAGCTATACTGGTTTGGTCAGTATTCTTATCTGATGCAGATTGCCAAATACTATGAAAACAATGATTTAGAAAATGTGAACCGGGAGATTTACGCATTACGAAACTTCCGTTCCAAATACGGAAGAGGACAATGA
- the trmB gene encoding tRNA (guanosine(46)-N7)-methyltransferase TrmB has translation MRVRNRKGATELLEAHPQYVILNPADAKGRWQEIFGNDHPIHVEVGSGKGAFVSGMAKANPEINYIGIDIQKSVLSYALDKVLATDVPNIKLLWVDGSDLTDYFEEGEIDRLYLNFSDPWPKKRHEKRRLTYQSFLATYQQILPENGEIHFKTDNRGLFEYSLVSFSQYGMKLKGVWLDLHASDFEDNVLTEYEQKFANKGQVIYRVEAAFE, from the coding sequence ATGAGAGTAAGGAATCGTAAGGGAGCGACGGAACTGCTAGAGGCGCATCCCCAGTATGTGATTTTAAATCCGGCAGACGCCAAGGGCAGATGGCAGGAGATTTTTGGCAATGACCATCCCATTCATGTAGAGGTTGGCAGCGGTAAAGGAGCTTTTGTATCCGGTATGGCCAAGGCCAATCCTGAGATCAACTACATCGGGATTGATATTCAGAAATCGGTTCTCAGCTATGCCTTGGACAAGGTGCTAGCAACGGATGTGCCCAATATCAAGCTTCTATGGGTGGACGGTTCGGATCTGACTGATTATTTTGAAGAGGGCGAGATTGACCGCCTCTATCTGAACTTCTCGGATCCTTGGCCCAAGAAACGTCATGAAAAGCGCCGTCTGACCTATCAGTCCTTTCTGGCGACCTATCAGCAGATTTTGCCAGAAAATGGAGAAATCCACTTCAAAACGGACAACCGTGGCCTTTTTGAATATAGCCTAGTAAGCTTTTCTCAGTATGGTATGAAGTTAAAGGGTGTGTGGTTGGATTTGCATGCCAGCGACTTCGAGGACAATGTCCTGACTGAGTATGAGCAGAAATTTGCTAACAAAGGACAAGTTATCTACCGGGTGGAAGCAGCGTTTGAATAA
- the rimP gene encoding ribosome maturation factor RimP: MRRCRHIATIVELVREVIEPAILAPYELVDIEYGKMGGDYVLSVFVDKPEGITVNDTADLTDIISPLLDQIKPDPFPEQYFLEVTSPGLERPLKTKEQLADAVGSYIHVSLYKAVDKQKAFEGTLLSFEEDVLHMEYLDKTRRKEVEIPYSLVSKARLAVKF; the protein is encoded by the coding sequence GTGAGGAGGTGTCGTCATATCGCAACGATTGTTGAATTGGTGAGGGAGGTTATTGAACCAGCCATTTTGGCCCCCTATGAATTAGTCGATATTGAGTACGGAAAGATGGGCGGGGACTACGTTCTCAGTGTCTTTGTAGATAAGCCTGAGGGCATTACGGTCAATGATACAGCGGATTTGACGGATATTATCAGTCCGCTCTTGGATCAAATCAAGCCAGATCCCTTCCCAGAACAGTATTTTCTGGAAGTGACCAGTCCTGGCTTGGAGCGCCCGCTCAAGACCAAGGAACAGCTGGCCGATGCAGTCGGAAGCTATATCCATGTCAGTCTCTATAAGGCTGTTGACAAGCAGAAAGCCTTTGAAGGCACCTTGCTGAGCTTTGAAGAGGATGTTCTGCACATGGAATATCTGGACAAGACTCGCAGAAAAGAAGTCGAAATTCCCTACAGTCTGGTTTCCAAAGCCAGATTAGCCGTTAAGTTTTAG
- the nusA gene encoding transcription termination factor NusA gives MSKEMLEAFRILEEDKGIKKEDIIDAVTESLRSAYRRRYGQADSAAIEFDEKSGDFRVYTVREVVDEVFDSRLEISLKDALAISSAYELGDKIKFEEAPAEFGRVAAQSAKQTIMEKMRKQTRAITYNTYKEHENEIMSGTVERFDNRFIYVNLGSIEAQLSKQDQIPGEVFASHDRIEVFVYKVEDNPRGVNVFVSRSHPEMIKRLMEQEIPEVYDGTVEIMSVSREAGDRTKVAVRSHNPNVDAIGTIVGRGGANIKKITSKFHPAKYDPKSGRMVPTEENIDVIEWVADPAEFIYNAIAPAEVDQVIFNQEDNKRALVVVPDNKLSLAIGRRGQNVRLAAHLTGFRIDIKSATEFEEMEAANELGGFAQEAEEILADADVLETEVSAAEATDFDAAAEETVLETAGLESEAEELD, from the coding sequence ATGAGTAAAGAAATGCTAGAGGCCTTCCGTATTTTGGAAGAAGACAAAGGAATCAAGAAAGAAGATATCATTGACGCAGTGACTGAGTCACTCCGCTCAGCCTATCGTCGTCGCTATGGTCAGGCAGACAGCGCAGCTATTGAGTTTGACGAAAAGTCAGGAGATTTCCGTGTCTATACTGTTCGCGAAGTCGTGGACGAGGTCTTTGACAGCCGTTTGGAAATCAGTCTCAAAGATGCCTTGGCTATCAGTTCAGCCTATGAGTTGGGAGATAAGATCAAGTTTGAAGAAGCGCCAGCTGAATTTGGCCGGGTCGCTGCTCAGTCTGCTAAGCAAACCATCATGGAAAAGATGCGCAAACAAACTCGTGCTATCACTTACAATACCTACAAAGAACATGAAAATGAAATCATGTCAGGAACGGTGGAGCGCTTTGACAATCGCTTTATCTATGTCAATCTTGGCAGCATTGAAGCACAATTATCGAAGCAAGACCAGATTCCTGGTGAGGTCTTTGCCTCTCACGATCGTATCGAAGTCTTTGTCTATAAGGTAGAAGACAATCCTCGCGGTGTCAATGTCTTTGTTAGCCGCAGCCATCCAGAAATGATTAAGCGCTTGATGGAGCAGGAAATCCCAGAAGTCTATGACGGAACTGTAGAAATCATGAGCGTGTCACGGGAAGCTGGCGATCGGACCAAGGTAGCGGTTCGCAGCCACAATCCTAATGTGGATGCCATCGGTACAATCGTCGGACGCGGTGGAGCTAATATCAAGAAAATTACGAGCAAGTTCCATCCTGCCAAATACGATCCCAAGAGTGGCCGTATGGTGCCGACTGAAGAAAATATCGATGTCATCGAGTGGGTAGCAGATCCAGCTGAATTTATCTACAACGCTATTGCTCCTGCAGAGGTTGACCAAGTTATCTTTAACCAAGAAGATAACAAGCGGGCTTTGGTTGTTGTACCGGACAACAAGCTTTCTCTGGCTATCGGCCGTCGCGGACAGAACGTACGCTTGGCAGCTCATTTGACAGGCTTTAGAATCGATATCAAGTCTGCCACAGAGTTTGAAGAAATGGAAGCAGCCAATGAACTGGGCGGATTTGCTCAGGAAGCTGAAGAAATTCTTGCGGATGCAGATGTTTTGGAGACAGAAGTTTCAGCAGCAGAAGCAACAGACTTTGACGCAGCTGCAGAGGAAACTGTACTAGAAACAGCTGGTTTAGAAAGCGAAGCTGAAGAACTAGATTAA